A section of the Candidatus Latescibacterota bacterium genome encodes:
- the der gene encoding ribosome biogenesis GTPase Der produces the protein MALGDRTFRRTSQVPPVSTIAIIGRPNVGKSTLFNRLAGQRLAVVHARAGVTRDRLVTQVTHDGRRFWVVDTGGIGFDDDELSVKTKESALAALDEADLLIFLTDVRTGVTDEDLAVAKLLRGHTAKVWLLVNKVERAEDEYGVHDFHSLGLGDPLPISALHGTGVGVFWERLLALVPPLPTGAAMQQQLRLAVVGRPNVGKSSIVNALLGDERMIVSDVPGTTRDAVDSRLRWHGQEVLLIDTAGLRRKTKVKRRLEVYSNLRSLSAIDNANVVLMTLDASRSFAEQDLRIAKHAHEEGKGVIIVVNKWDLVEKDNSSTGEYVLRVREALPFLGYAPILFISALTHQRIHTVLETAFRVYEKRGQKLSTSMLNDFLETAVARRPPRHTRGGTARFYYVTQTGSAPPSFALFVNNPEWVHESYRRYLINQFRKNFDFEGSTVRLNLRARTRRERKVS, from the coding sequence ATCGCTTTAGGCGACAGGACCTTCCGCAGGACGTCTCAAGTGCCGCCTGTATCGACCATCGCCATCATCGGCCGCCCCAACGTGGGCAAGTCCACGCTCTTCAACCGCCTGGCGGGGCAGCGTCTCGCCGTGGTTCACGCCAGGGCGGGGGTCACGCGTGACCGTCTGGTCACCCAGGTGACCCACGACGGCCGCCGCTTCTGGGTGGTGGACACCGGCGGGATCGGCTTCGACGACGACGAGCTCTCCGTCAAGACCAAGGAGAGCGCGCTGGCCGCGCTGGACGAGGCCGACCTGCTCATCTTCCTCACCGACGTGCGCACCGGGGTCACCGACGAGGACCTCGCCGTGGCGAAGCTGCTCCGCGGGCACACGGCCAAGGTCTGGCTGCTCGTGAACAAGGTCGAACGCGCCGAGGACGAATACGGCGTGCACGACTTCCACTCCCTCGGCCTCGGCGATCCGCTGCCCATCTCGGCGCTGCACGGCACGGGCGTGGGCGTGTTCTGGGAGCGCCTGCTGGCCCTGGTGCCGCCGCTGCCCACGGGCGCGGCCATGCAGCAGCAACTGCGGCTGGCCGTGGTGGGCCGTCCCAACGTGGGCAAGAGCAGCATCGTGAACGCGCTGCTGGGCGACGAGCGCATGATCGTCAGCGACGTGCCCGGCACCACGCGCGACGCCGTCGACAGCCGCCTGCGCTGGCACGGGCAGGAGGTGCTGCTCATCGACACCGCGGGCCTGCGCAGGAAGACCAAGGTCAAGCGGAGGCTCGAGGTCTACAGCAATCTGCGCAGCCTGTCGGCCATCGACAACGCGAACGTGGTGCTCATGACGCTCGACGCCAGCCGCAGCTTCGCCGAGCAGGACCTGCGCATTGCGAAGCACGCCCACGAAGAGGGCAAGGGCGTGATCATCGTCGTGAACAAGTGGGACCTGGTGGAGAAGGACAACAGCAGCACCGGCGAGTACGTGCTGCGCGTGCGCGAGGCGCTGCCCTTTCTCGGCTACGCGCCGATCCTCTTCATCTCGGCGCTCACGCACCAGCGGATCCACACGGTGCTGGAGACCGCCTTCCGCGTCTACGAGAAGCGGGGGCAGAAGCTCTCCACGTCGATGCTCAACGATTTCCTCGAGACGGCCGTCGCTCGCCGCCCGCCACGGCACACGCGCGGGGGCACCGCGCGCTTCTACTACGTCACGCAGACCGGCTCCGCGCCGCCGAGCTTCGCGCTCTTCGTGAACAACCCCGAGTGGGTGCACGAGAGCTACCGGCGCTACCTGATCAACCAGTTCCGCAAGAACTTCGACTTCGAGGGGAGTACCGTGCGGCTCAACCTGCGCGCGCGCACCCGTCGCGAGCGGAAGGTCTCGTGA
- a CDS encoding DUF512 domain-containing protein — MKLIRSSRHPGLRIAPAGGEPGLRLTAVGPGLADRLAPGERVLAVDGHALEDVLDFHYYSAFSMEPELTVQDVDGAERRVTIAGELLERESLEFEPLQFKTCGNDCVFCFIHQMPEGLREDLYFMDEDYRLGFLYGNYVTLALAREHELERIVKQHLSPVYLSVHATDMALRNRLLGLKRSRDVLALIRRLLDGGVSIHTQVVLVPGWNDGAALDRTLADLAAFHPGIESLGIVPVGLTAHRDRLTDLHAFDDAGCARVIEQVEGWQRRLAAEHGTRFVHLADEFYLQARRPLPAMEDYEEFFLYDNGIGMSRDFVDTVLTEAQEWIAPPRPLRVGLLTGKLGEQLFRETLLPALGALPGLSLEVRGLENRLFGSGITVSGLLPGEELLAGRSQLPEDLDLLVLPPNTLNAGGRFLDDLSLEEFRARCDLPVRVPAAGLLAELADFARHSN; from the coding sequence GTGAAGCTCATCCGCTCCTCCCGTCACCCCGGGCTGCGCATCGCGCCGGCCGGCGGCGAGCCCGGCCTGCGGCTCACCGCCGTGGGGCCCGGCCTCGCCGATCGCCTGGCGCCAGGGGAGCGGGTGCTGGCGGTGGACGGCCACGCGCTGGAGGACGTCCTCGACTTCCACTACTACAGCGCCTTCAGCATGGAGCCCGAGCTGACGGTGCAGGACGTGGACGGCGCGGAGCGGCGCGTGACCATCGCGGGCGAGCTGCTGGAGCGGGAGTCGCTGGAGTTCGAGCCGCTGCAGTTCAAGACCTGCGGCAACGACTGCGTGTTCTGCTTCATCCACCAGATGCCGGAGGGCCTGCGCGAGGACCTCTACTTCATGGACGAGGACTACCGCCTCGGCTTCCTCTACGGCAACTACGTCACGCTGGCCCTCGCGCGGGAGCACGAGCTCGAGCGCATCGTGAAGCAGCACCTGAGCCCGGTCTATCTCAGCGTGCACGCCACCGACATGGCGTTGCGCAACCGGCTGCTGGGGCTGAAGCGCAGCCGTGACGTCCTCGCGCTCATCCGCCGCCTGCTGGACGGGGGCGTGAGCATCCACACGCAGGTGGTGCTGGTGCCGGGCTGGAACGACGGCGCGGCGCTGGACCGGACCCTCGCCGACCTCGCGGCCTTCCACCCGGGCATCGAGAGCCTGGGCATCGTGCCGGTGGGACTCACCGCGCACCGCGACCGCCTCACCGATCTGCACGCCTTCGACGACGCGGGCTGCGCGCGGGTCATCGAGCAGGTGGAGGGCTGGCAGCGCCGGCTGGCGGCGGAGCACGGGACGCGCTTCGTGCATCTCGCCGACGAGTTCTACCTGCAGGCGCGGCGCCCGCTGCCGGCCATGGAGGACTACGAGGAGTTCTTCCTCTACGACAACGGCATCGGCATGAGCCGCGATTTCGTCGACACGGTGCTGACGGAAGCGCAGGAGTGGATCGCGCCGCCGCGACCGCTGCGCGTGGGGCTCCTCACGGGCAAGCTGGGGGAGCAGCTCTTTCGGGAGACGCTCCTGCCCGCCCTGGGCGCGCTGCCCGGTCTCTCCCTCGAAGTGCGCGGTCTCGAGAATCGGCTCTTCGGGTCGGGAATCACCGTGAGCGGGCTCCTGCCGGGGGAGGAGCTGCTGGCGGGGCGGTCGCAGCTTCCGGAAGACCTGGACCTGCTGGTGCTTCCGCCCAATACCCTCAACGCCGGCGGGCGCTTCCTGGACGACCTCAGCCTCGAGGAATTCCGCGCGCGCTGCGACCTGCCCGTGCGGGTGCCGGCGGCGGGGCTGCTCGCCGAGCTGGCGGACTTCGCGCGTCACTCGAACTAG
- the miaA gene encoding tRNA (adenosine(37)-N6)-dimethylallyltransferase MiaA, translating into MRRVLVIMGATATGKSGLALALAEAAGREIVSADSRQIYRGLRVGTAQPTADERARVPHHCVDFLAPSERWSARAFAEEALGLLRREDRPAALVVGGTGFYLESLWAGLFPAEIPAAELAALREVFAADDGPALHARLAALDPESAARLHPNDRQRVARALEVALATGRPLSAHHAEGREAPVDIAWTRVWLRVERPLLRERIARRLDAMLAGGWPEEVEALLAGGADPGWPGLQALGYPELVARLAGRLDAEEARERILLRTAQFAKRQETWFRNRGRADAVLDPDDAATLERLRALLEAGGAA; encoded by the coding sequence ATGCGCCGCGTGCTCGTCATCATGGGCGCCACGGCCACCGGCAAGAGCGGGCTGGCGCTGGCGTTGGCCGAGGCGGCGGGGCGCGAGATCGTGAGCGCGGACAGCCGCCAGATCTACCGCGGCCTGCGCGTGGGCACGGCCCAGCCCACGGCGGACGAGCGGGCGCGCGTTCCCCATCACTGCGTCGACTTCCTCGCGCCCAGCGAACGCTGGTCGGCGCGCGCCTTCGCGGAGGAAGCGCTGGGCCTGCTGCGGCGCGAGGATCGTCCGGCGGCGCTCGTGGTGGGCGGGACGGGCTTCTACCTCGAGAGCCTCTGGGCCGGTCTCTTTCCGGCCGAGATCCCGGCCGCCGAACTCGCGGCCCTTCGCGAGGTCTTCGCGGCGGACGACGGGCCGGCGCTCCACGCCCGCCTCGCCGCGCTGGATCCCGAGAGCGCGGCGCGTCTGCATCCCAACGATCGCCAGCGCGTGGCGCGTGCGCTCGAGGTGGCGCTGGCCACGGGGCGGCCGCTGTCCGCGCATCATGCCGAGGGTCGCGAGGCCCCGGTGGACATCGCGTGGACCCGGGTGTGGCTGCGGGTGGAGCGGCCGTTGCTGAGGGAGCGCATCGCGAGGCGGCTGGACGCCATGCTGGCGGGGGGCTGGCCGGAGGAGGTGGAGGCGCTGCTGGCGGGCGGGGCCGATCCCGGCTGGCCCGGACTCCAGGCGCTGGGCTACCCGGAGCTGGTGGCCCGCCTGGCGGGGCGGCTCGACGCGGAGGAAGCGCGCGAGCGCATCCTGCTGCGCACGGCGCAGTTCGCGAAGCGGCAGGAGACCTGGTTCCGCAATCGGGGGCGGGCGGACGCCGTGCTCGATCCCGACGACGCGGCCACGCTGGAGCGGCTGCGCGCGCTGCTGGAGGCGGGCGGGGCGGCTTGA
- the mutL gene encoding DNA mismatch repair endonuclease MutL, with amino-acid sequence MNPPTRQSIRALSPETVNRIAAGEVVERPASVLKELLENAIDAGASSLELEIAGGGIALLRLADDGHGIPRDELALALERHATSKIRGLEDLARGDTLGFRGEALAAIASVSLLEIVSRVEDDDSAWALSGGEATNPRPAARGRGTTVTVRELFGNLPARRKFLRTESGEKRRLLDVWTTAVLAYPELRFVLREGGRELSHYPPVASARERAAAVLGETTARHMVDVSADEAGFRLRGLATLPLVSRGNRSHQFLYLGRRPVEDRQVSHAIAQAYADVLAPGRFPAVLLFLEAPAGSVDVNVHPAKREVRFRDGRLVHHLVSSALRAAIGERGGLKRHLESREAPLLGAQRVNQPTGFAAAPAPAPEQRELTLPAGSRPAQPRSAREPGFLRLGESADARHHEPDREERRFWQLHDTFILTQIRGGLVIIDQHNAHERVIYDRARAALSGERAGTQGLLFPHTVELGPTEMAAWEEFAVFFEELGFRIEPFGATTLQVTGIPDTLRRWEGGRVIRDILDEVIAESGGLAERRDRALISFSCKSAIKAGEPLREEEMRHLVDQLFGTENPYTCPHGRPIVIRISMDELEKRFHRRVPGELGDAPPR; translated from the coding sequence GTGAACCCACCCACACGGCAGAGCATCCGGGCGCTGTCCCCGGAGACGGTCAACCGCATCGCCGCCGGCGAGGTGGTGGAGCGGCCGGCCTCCGTGCTCAAGGAGCTGCTCGAGAACGCCATCGACGCGGGCGCGAGCAGCCTGGAGCTGGAGATCGCGGGCGGCGGCATCGCGCTGCTGCGCCTCGCCGACGACGGCCATGGCATCCCCCGCGACGAACTCGCCCTCGCCCTCGAACGCCACGCCACGAGCAAGATCCGCGGTCTCGAGGACCTCGCGCGCGGCGACACGCTGGGCTTCCGGGGCGAAGCGCTGGCGGCGATCGCGTCGGTGTCGCTGCTCGAGATCGTCAGCCGCGTGGAGGACGACGACAGCGCCTGGGCGCTCTCCGGCGGCGAGGCCACGAACCCGCGGCCGGCGGCGCGCGGCCGCGGCACCACGGTCACGGTGCGCGAGCTCTTCGGCAATCTGCCCGCGCGGCGCAAGTTCCTGCGCACCGAGAGCGGCGAGAAGCGTCGGCTCCTGGACGTCTGGACCACCGCGGTGCTCGCCTATCCCGAGCTGCGCTTCGTGCTCCGCGAGGGCGGTCGCGAGCTGTCGCACTACCCGCCGGTGGCGAGCGCGCGCGAACGCGCGGCGGCCGTGCTGGGCGAGACGACGGCGCGACACATGGTGGACGTCAGCGCCGACGAGGCCGGCTTCCGCCTCCGCGGCCTCGCCACGCTGCCCCTGGTCAGCCGCGGCAACCGCAGCCACCAGTTCCTCTACCTGGGACGCCGGCCCGTGGAGGACCGGCAGGTGAGCCACGCGATCGCGCAGGCCTACGCGGACGTCCTCGCGCCCGGCCGCTTCCCCGCGGTGCTGCTCTTCCTCGAGGCGCCCGCGGGCAGCGTGGACGTGAACGTCCACCCCGCGAAACGCGAGGTGCGCTTCCGCGACGGGCGTCTGGTCCACCACCTCGTCAGCAGCGCGCTGCGGGCGGCCATCGGCGAGCGCGGCGGCCTGAAGCGCCATCTGGAGAGCCGCGAGGCGCCGCTGCTCGGCGCGCAGCGCGTCAACCAGCCCACCGGCTTCGCGGCGGCGCCGGCCCCGGCGCCCGAACAGCGAGAACTGACCTTGCCCGCGGGCAGCCGGCCCGCGCAGCCTCGCAGCGCCCGGGAGCCGGGCTTCCTGCGCCTGGGCGAGAGCGCCGACGCGCGCCATCATGAGCCCGACCGCGAGGAGCGACGTTTCTGGCAGCTCCACGACACCTTCATCCTGACGCAGATCCGCGGCGGACTGGTGATCATCGACCAGCACAACGCGCACGAGCGCGTGATCTACGACCGCGCACGAGCGGCGCTGTCCGGCGAACGCGCCGGCACGCAGGGGCTGCTCTTCCCGCACACGGTGGAGCTGGGACCCACGGAGATGGCGGCCTGGGAGGAGTTCGCGGTCTTCTTCGAGGAGCTGGGCTTTCGCATCGAGCCCTTCGGCGCGACGACGCTGCAGGTGACGGGCATCCCCGACACGCTGCGGCGCTGGGAGGGCGGGCGCGTGATCCGGGACATCCTCGACGAGGTCATCGCCGAGAGCGGCGGGCTCGCCGAGCGGCGGGACCGCGCGCTGATCAGCTTCAGCTGCAAGAGCGCCATCAAGGCCGGCGAACCCCTGCGCGAGGAGGAGATGCGCCACCTGGTGGATCAGCTCTTCGGCACGGAGAATCCCTACACCTGCCCGCACGGTCGCCCCATCGTGATCCGCATCAGCATGGACGAGCTGGAGAAGCGCTTCCATCGCCGCGTGCCCGGCGAGCTGGGTGACGCGCCGCCGCGCTGA